CGCCAAAGCCAACGTGGTTGCAACCGTACCCACGCTGATGCCCGTGCACACCTTCTCCACATAGATCCTCTTGAGCCTCTCCAGTCCATACCGATCTGCGGCTTCAAGAAGATGCTGTGCCATCAGTGTTGCCTGCTCCCCCTTCTGGTCCAGCTCGGGCACCGTGTCGGTGTAGACGAAATACAGCAAGGTCCTGAACACCTCCACCTCCATGTCATTGATCTCGACGCACGTCGACGCCTTCTCCTTCATGTCCCCGAAGAGCTGGGCCATGAAAACCGGCGACCTCGCCGCGAGCACGGACCTGTGTGCGGCGACGGACTCACCAGCGATGATGAACGTGACGTCCGCCCCCTTCTGGCTCCGCAACAGCTCTCCAAGTTGCTGGTGCAGGTCGGAGGATGGAACGCTGGCCACGGcgtcggacgccgccgccgcatccttaGCTTCGAGGACGGTGAGTGCACACTGCACAAATATGCAGTCGTCTTTCAGCTTTCGACATCGTGGGCTCGCCAGGTCACTCCATCTGATGAGAAGGACATCCAGGGATCTGTTTTCGTAGAACATGGATGACCTGATGTTTTCCTCCGGAGAATCTCTCGGTGGGCTCGGATCCACAAGGCGGCAGCAGAACGACGCCGCCACCCCGCCCGATCCTTTGCTGATCAGCCGAACACGGAACATGATCCAGTCATTGCTGCCGTAAAGGCTCGGATCCGAGGCTTTTGGATGGAATTCGATTCGCCAGTCGAGTCCACCGACGGCGCACACCATCGACGCGGTGTACCCTGGTTTCTCCTTGGTCGCCGTGAAGCCGCTGATCTTGAACAGCTGCACGGAGCGCACGGCCCCCGTGAGATTGACGGAGGCGGGAGTCATGACGGTGGACAGGGGGCTGTGGATCGCCGCGGTCAATCGCGTGGGAAGCAGAGAcgtcgcgccgcggcggcggcggcggcggtttctaCGGAGTACGGAATGGGTTCCTTCAGGTTCAGGAAATTGTACGTGCACCACTTATGCACGTTCAGATCGGAATGGGTTCCTTCAGGTTCAGTAGAGAAAGGGAAAGTGAGGGATGgacctgacatgtgggccccacctgtTAGGCCCACATCGACGCCCAGTCAGCATGCCACGCTTGCAGTTTAACACGGGTTAAGGAGATTTGGACTTCGTGTGAACCGATTAACAAGTTTAGGGAGTCAGACGTGCATTTTCAGAGTTTAGGGATCTGGATGACACTCTCTACTAAGTTTATGTACCGCCGGTAAAGTTTACTCTATTGGTAGCAAAAAAAACCTTGAAATTGGAACCACATGTAAATCAGGAGTATGTAGATAaaattttttttattagtaCTTTAGACTAAATAgtaaatatatatttaaatCACTTTATTTTTATCTTCAAACTAGATATTCAACCTGGATCTCGAAGCCAGAGCTATGCCAA
Above is a genomic segment from Setaria viridis chromosome 4, Setaria_viridis_v4.0, whole genome shotgun sequence containing:
- the LOC117854104 gene encoding BTB/POZ and MATH domain-containing protein 2, which produces MTPASVNLTGAVRSVQLFKISGFTATKEKPGYTASMVCAVGGLDWRIEFHPKASDPSLYGSNDWIMFRVRLISKGSGGVAASFCCRLVDPSPPRDSPEENIRSSMFYENRSLDVLLIRWSDLASPRCRKLKDDCIFVQCALTVLEAKDAAAASDAVASVPSSDLHQQLGELLRSQKGADVTFIIAGESVAAHRSVLAARSPVFMAQLFGDMKEKASTCVEINDMEVEVFRTLLYFVYTDTVPELDQKGEQATLMAQHLLEAADRYGLERLKRIYVEKVCTGISVGTVATTLALAEQHGCSELKSRCMKFIVATPENLHAVAATGGYKHLEASCPSVLTELLKLMAKGNK